DNA sequence from the Larus michahellis chromosome Z, bLarMic1.1, whole genome shotgun sequence genome:
CGTTGCCAAAGTCTACTTTGGGATACAGAGACATAACTTAGTTATGGGCACCCTGCTGACTTAGGAAAATAAGCCTTACTACCCAGTCAGGCATTTAATGTGGATGTTAAATCATTTGTGATTACTAATGTCTAAGTACTTTGTCATTGCCAAGCTCTCATTTTCCATCAGAGCAATTCTAATTGATTTAAATGGTCTGTTTCGCCTTGGTGCACGCATGATCACGTCGTAAGTGGTCTTTAGGACTATTTTAATTGCCAAGGAtgtttttccttaagaaaatctCTGTGCCCAGAGCAGAACAAATTATTATTGCAATCTACAAATACACAAAcattgtttttctcccctctctgcaTGTTTTGTTACACCAGCCTCTCTTGTGTTTTGGGGGGCTCCAGTCTTAATTTATGCAAAATTAATTGATATATCTTTTATAATTGATGTGCTGTAAAATTAATGAGTAATTTATGTAATTAGTCAATTAAGGATAATTCCAGCATATGTTCAATATGCCCAGAAGGTGTACTTTACAAGTAGTTATTTGTCCAGGAGTTTGATGCTGAGAAAACTAcctaattaattttttatgcATATCAGCTTAGTATCTATTTAACAGCTCCCTTTGTGATAGCAGATTTAATATTTATCTTTCTAACATGTCTGAGAGGATGTGCAATGGATTAGCCTCATGGTACCTCTAAGAGGGCCCTTCCACTCCAACGGCTTCTCTCTTTAATTATAAGAGATCTTTGCTCCAAATGGTCTCCAACACAAGCGCACGCTTAAAGGTGCGGTGCCCAGTGTCAGGGACATTATAAATAGCCATCATTAGAAAATGTTTATGGGCAACGCAGAGATCATCTGGACCCATCTTTTTAAtattcctcttctttccctgtcGATGACCCTTTAAATGTATCTTAGAGGACTTCAGGGTCTGCCGAGGCATAGTGAGATAGATCTGTTGGCTAATTAATTGACACTGTTTTGAATATTCATATCTAATATAGCCACTATGCTCTTAATTACATTGTTGGACTTTTCTCCAAGGAGGCTAAATCACCAAAGACTTAATTAATGTAATGTATTCCAGAACTGGCTGGCTCAAAAGGAAGACAGTTGCTGTCAAGAGTTGCACCATGACACCTGGCTGCTGATGAACAGTCTTTTGTTATTACTCTTTGCAGGAGACCGGGAaagtttttattgttgttgttgttgttgctattagTAGTAGTGTGATGTTCTCTCCTTTATTTAAAGACACAGCAAGCGCGAAAAGCGCTGCCGCCAAGGACGGCGGGAGAGGTCTCCGTGCCTCATCTGTACCTCGCACACGTCGCGGGTAGGGGCTGCCGCCGGGTATTGCGCGGCCctgcgccccgctccgctcccctccgcggGCGCGCAGGGCCGGGGCCGAGACCCGCGGCCGGCAAAGGCCATctcggcggcggcaggaggcCGGCGGAGTGccggggggtgggatgggggggccTTCCAACCCACCGGCTCGGGCATCCTGCTTACAGTCGCCTCCCAAAGCCGCAGGTGCGGCGACACCCCGACGTTTTCCCCTTCACGCAGGTGACCTGCGGGcgccagcccctgcctctccgCTCCACCCGGGCCGAGCGGGGGTCGTGCCGCTGGCGGAGGCTTTTGTCCTGCCGGCAAAAGCGAAGGAGGCACGGGGGGCTCCCCAGCCGCCCCGCGCTCTGCCCGAGTTAACTCCTTGCTGCCAGCAACGCCGTCCCCCCGAAACCGCCCGTCACTTCCAGCCTCGCACCGGCAGCGCGGGCTGCCCGTGTAGGCGAAGCGCCCCGGACTGACACCGGCGGGGCTCTCCGGAGACGGGGCGCTGGTTTGGGAAGGGGGATATGGGTGTGCGCCGACGTGCCGCTCTGAAACGGACAAGCGATCTCACTTCATAAAACAGCAAGTTTGAGAAACCGGTTGGGCTCTGCCGTTTTCTTGGTGTGTCTTCTCGCCAAGGACAGCAAGCCACTCCCGGGATCGGAGAGTGCCCTCATCCTTCCCGGCTCCCTCATCTCGTGAAAGGCAGGTGAGATTGTTCTCTGTCCTGCCTGACTTCACTTCACCTTAACATCGGTGCCAAACAGAAGGACTAGGTAGTAAGAGACAcgggcaggagaaaaaaaaaatacttaaaagtggaaaaaaaaaagaaagaaaagaaaacagagagagaagggtGAAGAGGAAGAGCATCTCTCTGCTGGCAGTATCTGTTTTAATGCAAGGGCAGAGCCGATCCTCCGGTCGAACCGGCGGACCTTGAGCTaaaggctgcaggaggaggagggaggtgacgGCTTTTTCCCTGCTTGAAGATACCTCTCCCGTCAAGGAAGGAGGAGAGCTCGGCCCTATCAATCCGTGCTTTGAGGCTGGCCGTCCACCAAGTACGTCTCGGCTCTGTTTCCCTAAATGATGCAGCCTTTGCCAATTTAACCCGTGTCACAAAAGCCTTCTCCGAGGGCTGAGCCAGGCAGACCGCGGTGAAACAAGAAGGCAGGTGTGTCTAATGTAGCGCCAACCCTGCAAAGAAAGCGAGAGAGAGGATACGGTCACCCTGCTCCGGAAAAGCCATGGCCACCTTCCTGGGGGAGAGTTTTGCCTATGAATTGAAGGCGATTGAGGTGTGTGAGGAGAATTAAATTCCCGAAGGCAATAAAATTTTATAGTGACTTTTCTGTTTGTCAAAAGCCTGAAAAACTATGTTGCCACATGGGGAGGGATGTAGCGGTAACTGGAGTAAGCCAAGGTGGCCATCAGCGGCGTGTCATTTGTAAATCGTTACCCCCTGAAATCTGAACAGGTCTGGTCATTGATGTCAGGGCTGTCACCTGAGGTGTTTTCCTCTGAGTAATTGCCTCAGAGGCTTCAAAAACCAGGGCTCGCTTTCACAAACACCTGGATGGACCACAGCCCTGCGGTGGCGCTGCCCATGAAACgcgcgcacttgcagcccagcaGCTGTCCCGTGCACGCAAGTACTTTTCCGATAGCTTGGGGAGGGCTGCCGCTAAACGCGGGCTTGCTCCGACACACCCTTGGCTAGCAGTAGTCCCACCTTGGAGGCCGACGGGAGCGGAGGGAACAGGGCAGGTGGCACCGCAGCCCCGGGTTTCCCACAGCCGTGGCGGCCGGAGGATGACGCCCAGCCATCGGCTTCGTCCCCCCCCGGCCGGCAGTCGcccgggctctgctcccagccttccccacctcctcccggGGCAACGGCGAGTTACCGCTGCCCCGGCCAGCCGGCGCTTTCGGAAAGGGATCAAAGAAGAGCAAACGCAAACAGCGTATTTCGGGTCTCATCCGACTCTTGGGCTGGATCGATTCTCCCGCGAAAAATAAAATCCGGTTGTCGCGGAGATGAAGAGGGTTAATCTGCGAAAGGGCCAGGGTAAACCCGCGCCCGTGGCGTACGCGGGGAAAACGCGGAGTTACTAACTGGTGAGGCGAGGAAGACAATGACTTTCAGACCCAGGACTTAGAATTTGAGGATAGGAGCAGGACTTTTAATTGCTTAAAACGGGATTAATCAGTAAAACacgaacaaaatattttttgggaAAAATGCACAGACACATCAGGAGAGATCTCGCCGTGCTGGCAATACGAGGAAAAGCTCCCCAAGATGGACGATGTAAATGTTGCTGCCACCATAAGTGTTTCCTAGTTTCTCAGAGGCAAAGTAAATGTTTTCGACAATAACCTGAAACTTTTTTAAAGCACGCCCTTCCTTGCGAAACTTGGCTTTCAGAAATTTTGTCCACTTACTCTGTCTCTTGTTTGCCTTTGATTACGCTCTCCACTTGTCTGCCCTTGGTCAGGTATATTAAATACACCTTACGTAAGGAAGGTCtttaaattaacctttttcttCACCCCCTTACAGAGATTATAAGGTAGACATTTAaaagggtttgtttggttttggtttgttggtggttttttttgggtttttttttttttttttcgccccctcCTCTTCGCCACTTCTACGTGCAATGCCTGGCCCGTAGAGAGACAACCGGCTGGGATGCCCAAATcaggccccccccgcccccgaggcgGGAGCCCCAGTGTTGCGGAATCCGCGCGGGAGCGGACACCCGCGACGGCTGACCCACGGCACTGGCGTGGAAGTGTGGGCTGAGAAGAGcgcttctccccccgccccccttttctttttatattaagGTTCTTTCAACCTATTTGTTTATTTAGCCAATAAAAGTCGTACTAATCATTTTAGTGCTGACACCTCCTATAGCATCTCGCTAATTGAGCTCTGTTAGCTGCTTACGTTGGGCAGGGTTTTCTTCCAACTCTAGCGGCAGCAAAGAGAGCAGGCTTCCCTGTTTCTCGCTCAAATCTGCAGCCTACCCGCTCTAGCACAGTACGTTCGGAGGATAGATATGAATTGTTGCACTGTTCATTGATTCCTACTAACGAGCCGGTCTAAATCAACACTGCCGCTAAGTAGCTCGTCTTGAAGCATACAGAGGACGCTGTGGCTGGTTCCTTCACTGTTTGCTACGAGCCGCATCGCGGCCAGTAGCAAGAGTTGGCCGTAATGATTTGGAGAGAAGAGCGCAGGGTTTTTTGCATCTCTCTCGTTTTTTTTGTGCTAGGCTTCGCGTAGCTTTTTAAACTGAATGAAAGGGACGTTAAGAAATTACTCCAAAGGGCCCTTGTTTCCCGTTTGCAGGTTCCCGGGGCGAGCTCGACGCACGTTTCCCCGGGGTGCTTGCCACAACTAGCCCCAGAGGCGAGGGAAGACCTCGCTCGTTTTCCACCTCCCGGTGCCCTCGGAGGCCCTTCGCCCTTGCTGCTCGGACCCGGGCTGTGCGGGAGCGAGGggccaagggggaaaaaagtggatAAAGGGGCTGCGAAAGGGCTGGGTGGCAGAGGGGGAAGGCGGGAGCTTCCCTGCTCGGGCTGCGGGTCCCTGCCCTGTGTTTTGAAAGCGGATCTCGCTCTCACATGGCGTTTCCACAGCCCCCTGGCTCCACCTCGCCCTGCTGAGGAGGTGTGAGCGAGAGGGGAGCCCGGGAGCCGCTTCTCGCTCCTTTTCCATGAGGCGCCAAGTCCCCCAGCCGCTGTCATGTGATAGCAAGAGAGCGGGAGCTGCGGGGGTCTCCCGGCTCGGGCATCATTACAAAACCGCTCCGGAGCGCCCAGACCCGCCACAGCCacggcggccgccgccccgctcgCCTCCTCTCCCCGGCGGCTCCCGGCGCTCGCCTGCGCCCGCCGCAAACTTTTAAGCGGACACCGGACTGAGCGGTGAGAGGGgcgtttttatttccttcctccccGTCTCTGTAGAGGTCCGGGGTAACTTCCCGAGCCCTTGCGGCGTGCGGAGCATCCACTCCAGCAGACCGTGCCGGGcggcagcggggaagcccgggAGACTCGGCGGCTCCACGACGAAAGCGGGGACGCCAGCGGGGACCAGGACCCGTCTCTGCCCCGTGTGTCCCCGCCGAGGCCCGGCGGCCTGGGTGGCAGCTGCCCCTccggcgagcggcggggcggCGAGACAAGCGCATCCCGCGGGGGGAGGCTGCCTGTGGGAGCCGTGCGCGGAGGCCGCCGGCGGGCCGCGGGGGGGTCGCGATCGCGCGTGGGCCGGGCGGGTGGCGCCCAGGATGtagaggcggcggcggggcagggcagcgCCGTCCCCGGCATCCCCAGCCCGCCCTGCGCGGGGCAGAGCggagcccggcgcggcgcggcggggcggtgcGGCCGCGGGAGGGCTGCAGCGGGGCGGCGATGCCCAGGCCGGGGAAGAGCTCGTACAGCGACCAGAAGCCGCCCTACTCCTACATCTCCCTGACGGCCATGGCCATCCAGCACTCGGCCGAGAAGATGCTGCCCCTGAGCGACATCTACAAGTTCATCATGGAGCGGTTCCCCTACTACCGGGAGCACACGCAGCGCTGGCAGAACTCCCTCCGCCACAACCTCTCCTTCAACGACTGCTTCATCAAGATCCCGCGCCGCCCCGACCAGCCGGGCAAGGGCAGCTTCTGGGCGCTGCACCCGGACTGCGGGGACATGTTTGAAAACGGCAGCTTCCTCCGCCGCCGCAAGCGCTTCAAGGTCGTGCGCCCCGAGCATCacctgcccggcggcggcgggccgggcggcgggccgggcggcggcggccccggcaaGCCCCCGGCGCCCGCCCCGCACATGGTGCACTACTTCCACCCGcatccgccgccgccgccgccgcctcccccgggcaAGGTGCCGGGGCTGGCGGGCTCCGAGGCGGCCgtggccgccgccgcggccgccgccgccgtggggAGGCTGCCGCAGTTCTCGCCCTATGGGAGCAGCCAGCCCTCGGGCTTCAAGCATCCCTTCGCCATCGAGAACATCATCAGCAGAGATTACAAGGGCGTGCTGCAGGCCGGCGGGCTGCCGCTGGCCTCGGTGATGCACCACCTGGGCTACCCCGTGCCCAGCCAGCTCAGCAGCGTGGTGAGCTCCATGTGGCCGCACGTGGGGGTGATGGACTCCGTGGCCGGGGTGCCCGTGTCCCCCGACTATGGACCCTTCGGGGTGCCCGTGAAGGCGCTCTGCCACCCGCCGGCACAGACCATGCCCGCCGTCCCGGTGCCCATCAAGCCGGCGCCGGCGATGCCCGCTGCTTCGGCCATCCCGGCTCTGACGGTCGCCGCCTCGCAGATCTGCCCCGCCGCTTCCCCGTCCGCCGCTTCCCTGCTGGAACAGACCGGGAGCAACGCGGGCCCCGAGGGGAAGGGCTCCCTCCACTCCGTCCTGGTGCACTCCTAAAGGGCAGGGGGTCGGGGGGAGAGAGGCCCCCAGGCTCCCAGTGGAGAGGATGCGGGGGTCCAGGGCACGCGTGCGGCACGGAAACCCGATCGATCTCATGACTATACCCCCGCTGGTGTCTATGTTTGTGTCGTGTACAATCAGATTATTTGAGAGCCGGGTCGCAGGTAAGAGCTTCTATCATCGTTAAATATCGTTAGTGGCGGAGAGGTGATATGAAAAGTCACAGCCGGGGCCAaaggggctggctcggcggacgGGGCCGGCAGGGGAGGTCTCCCCGCCACCACGACAGCCTGCGCCACGGCGCGGCCCCGCAGCTCGGgctccccgccgagccccccgccCGGGCCGGCCGGTCCGGAGGTCCCACGGGACGCGGGGCCCGGTAGGAGAGGGGCTGCAGTCtgccggcggccgcggggagcAGGAGGGTAAAACCCCCT
Encoded proteins:
- the FOXB2 gene encoding forkhead box protein B2 isoform X1 translates to MPRPGKSSYSDQKPPYSYISLTAMAIQHSAEKMLPLSDIYKFIMERFPYYREHTQRWQNSLRHNLSFNDCFIKIPRRPDQPGKGSFWALHPDCGDMFENGSFLRRRKRFKVVRPEHHLPGGGGPGGGPGGGGPGKPPAPAPHMVHYFHPHPPPPPPPPPGKVPGLAGSEAAVAAAAAAAAVGRLPQFSPYGSSQPSGFKHPFAIENIISRDYKGVLQAGGLPLASVMHHLGYPVPSQLSSVVSSMWPHVGVMDSVAGVPVSPDYGPFGVPVKALCHPPAQTMPAVPVPIKPAPAMPAASAIPALTVAASQICPAASPSAASLLEQTGSNAGPEGKGSLHSVLVHS
- the FOXB2 gene encoding forkhead box protein B2 isoform X2; translation: MPRPGKSSYSDQKPPYSYISLTAMAIQHSAEKMLPLSDIYKFIMERFPYYREHTQRWQNSLRHNLSFNDCFIKIPRRPDQPGKGSFWALHPDCGDMFENGSFLRRRKRFKVVRPEHHLPAPPGKVPGLAGSEAAVAAAAAAAAVGRLPQFSPYGSSQPSGFKHPFAIENIISRDYKGVLQAGGLPLASVMHHLGYPVPSQLSSVVSSMWPHVGVMDSVAGVPVSPDYGPFGVPVKALCHPPAQTMPAVPVPIKPAPAMPAASAIPALTVAASQICPAASPSAASLLEQTGSNAGPEGKGSLHSVLVHS